The following proteins are co-located in the Chryseobacterium scophthalmum genome:
- a CDS encoding LamG-like jellyroll fold domain-containing protein, with translation MHKNLLKKKLKFATLFTVLLGSVSGLNAQQNAINFDGTNDYIQTNFPGILGNTARTVEAWIKLPTTTSGENLVTTWGSDNVNGGRFTVRINNVSGSYKLRIENKGGGINGNITLNDGNWHHIAVTYDNAILGNRYKLYVDGNLDVQGDISTLTNTVALTNMIIGRRINPSFGGFFNGSIDEVRVWDKALTLAEIQANKNAEFCTAPTNLKAYFKINEGTVNSNNSTVTSITSSAGTYTGTLNSFALNGTASNFTAGASALTTVNINTAVTVSGATLTAAQAGATYQWINCNNGNAPVGVTTQSFTPTIAGNYAVIVTLSGCSQTSSCQSVTLGVHDVGAIPELTLSPNPTSGILKITAKNEIEKVEITNVAGQRLMNFQPNSANTELNISQLTNGVYLVKVTSKQQSQVYKIIKK, from the coding sequence ATGCATAAAAATCTACTTAAGAAAAAATTAAAATTTGCAACATTATTTACTGTTTTATTAGGATCGGTTTCAGGACTGAATGCTCAACAAAATGCAATTAATTTTGATGGAACTAATGATTACATTCAAACGAATTTTCCAGGTATTTTAGGTAATACAGCCCGTACTGTAGAAGCGTGGATAAAATTGCCAACAACGACTTCTGGTGAAAACCTGGTGACGACTTGGGGATCAGATAACGTAAACGGAGGAAGATTTACCGTAAGGATTAATAATGTAAGCGGAAGCTACAAATTGAGAATAGAAAATAAAGGTGGCGGTATCAACGGAAATATTACACTCAATGACGGAAACTGGCATCATATTGCCGTTACTTATGATAATGCTATTTTAGGTAACAGATATAAATTGTATGTAGACGGAAATTTAGATGTACAAGGCGATATCAGTACACTTACAAATACAGTGGCACTTACCAATATGATTATCGGGAGAAGAATTAATCCAAGTTTTGGAGGGTTTTTCAATGGAAGTATAGATGAGGTTCGTGTTTGGGATAAAGCTCTTACACTAGCAGAAATTCAGGCCAACAAAAATGCTGAATTTTGTACTGCTCCCACCAATTTAAAAGCCTATTTTAAAATAAATGAAGGAACCGTAAATTCAAATAATAGTACTGTAACTTCTATCACCAGTTCTGCAGGTACTTATACAGGTACTTTAAACAGTTTTGCTTTAAACGGAACAGCTTCAAACTTTACTGCAGGAGCTTCAGCTCTTACAACGGTAAACATTAATACTGCAGTTACGGTTTCGGGAGCTACATTAACTGCTGCACAAGCAGGAGCAACTTATCAGTGGATCAATTGTAATAACGGAAATGCTCCTGTTGGAGTGACTACACAGTCTTTTACACCTACAATTGCCGGAAATTATGCAGTTATTGTTACGCTTTCAGGTTGTTCACAAACCTCTTCTTGTCAGTCAGTAACTTTAGGAGTACATGATGTTGGTGCAATTCCTGAATTGACTTTATCACCCAATCCTACAAGCGGAATTCTGAAAATCACTGCTAAAAATGAAATCGAAAAAGTAGAAATCACAAACGTTGCAGGTCAGAGATTAATGAATTTTCAACCCAATTCTGCAAATACAGAACTCAACATATCTCAGTTGACTAACGGTGTTTATTTGGTAAAAGTAACTTCAAAACAACAAAGCCAAGTTTACAAAATAATCAAAAAGTAG
- a CDS encoding hybrid sensor histidine kinase/response regulator transcription factor — MSVDEGLPQSFVSALEQDNEGFVWIGTRNGLSRYDGRNFKTFQHHFNDNNSLASNTVDYLRKSRENGLWIKYESAGIDYLDINSGKINHIINAEFLDKNNLSIHRKSWLVTQDRFLWFKTMKNELFSFDIQKKTLSRRNLNFNSDEIIYNILEDKNKNIWVLTQKNLKIFDKKTNRFTNIPIPYTMFANKLQQNNIEAVLFHQRKNGELMWADKEQFYFFDPATKNFRNERLPFSSIYNIKLLSTDFQGKEYFIADNIIYSYNETFGFRKTTVLNLEKNRTPQAFLVDNSGLMWIGGDAEGIYTIDPKLNFQSFTFEKDFATDLLKNYYGVSGSDFFNWQKQNGVLPASYFLRSVTSQTKNWIALNRIVSYYDKLQKKIFRLPELPKLKDEGFAPIKGISLYGESPIVIDDLNNIYMFHQAKWELLFSSDQFNSNIKSTDISFDRKTKILWVATESHGIVKVDFGTKKIINIKNNTTDFPVNHLISLVPDPKNDDILWIGSNDGLIQFNKKNNKVKIFSGKEGFPDNVIYSIVPDKSGNLWMGTNKGLLKFNPETYQLRIFIRSHGLENIEFNRFHQLMLPDGKMAFGGVKSGVIFNPEDIKNDDFSPPTAITSIALNNEEIDLAERNLNPVNQIQQLSVDYFENTISISFAALQYNEPQQIQYRYRLKGYQDEWILAGNNTEAVFTKLPPGNYIFQVNATNTTGNWSNLIKSLTIKVTPPWWKTWWAIILYFIVLIGGVFWFVRFKINQEIIKNSIKLKQKEAQELRRLDKIKTKFFANIAHEFRTPLSLIIGPAEQLKCVESQDEKEKLFGTIKKNTNSLIHLTDQLIDVAKLEAGVLKPHFVWGDVVPVISNIVNAFMETASEKGITLNLESPEKAEFLFSINTLDRILYNLISNSIKFCENGDAITVKVNQENNGLSIKVADSGTGIPENEQSEIFERYFKGSNQDQLQGNGLGLSLVKELVDLHHGTIDMKSSTQDPSGTTFSIWLPFESQKDESVKKSEYQQNSEEKATILIVEDHKELAQFIAGNLSDSYHVLTAENGNEALKITLEKMPNLIVSDIAMSEMDGFEFCKILKSNIDINHIPIIMLTAKADAESKLEGLSYGANDYLIKPFSVEELKLRIENLLNLQNHQYEYFQKNFLQPEANIAEPETKQPDPIENLHQEFLNRIYEIIDKNLDDTNFSVDELASGLSMSRTSLHRKVKMMFNIPTGEIIKIYRLKKAAEFLKQNHSVSEVAYMTGFNTPSYFTKCFKEYFGKTPNRYH; from the coding sequence TTGTCTGTAGATGAAGGTTTGCCGCAATCGTTTGTTTCAGCTTTGGAACAAGATAACGAAGGCTTTGTATGGATAGGAACCCGAAACGGACTTTCCCGATACGACGGAAGAAACTTTAAAACATTTCAGCATCATTTTAATGATAATAATTCTTTAGCTTCAAATACAGTAGATTATTTAAGAAAAAGCAGAGAAAATGGACTTTGGATAAAATACGAATCTGCGGGAATAGATTATTTAGATATAAATTCAGGAAAGATTAATCATATTATTAATGCAGAATTTTTAGATAAAAATAACCTTTCTATTCATCGCAAAAGCTGGTTAGTTACTCAAGACCGTTTTTTATGGTTTAAAACTATGAAAAATGAACTTTTTAGTTTTGATATTCAAAAGAAAACTTTGAGCCGTAGAAACCTGAATTTTAATTCTGATGAGATTATTTACAATATTCTGGAAGACAAAAACAAAAATATTTGGGTATTAACGCAGAAAAACCTCAAGATTTTTGATAAAAAAACGAACAGATTTACAAACATTCCCATTCCTTATACGATGTTTGCGAATAAGCTGCAACAAAATAATATAGAAGCTGTATTGTTTCATCAAAGAAAAAATGGGGAATTGATGTGGGCAGATAAAGAACAGTTCTATTTTTTTGATCCTGCGACAAAAAATTTCAGAAACGAAAGACTGCCATTTTCTTCTATTTATAATATCAAACTGCTCAGTACAGATTTTCAGGGTAAAGAATACTTTATTGCAGACAATATTATTTACAGCTATAACGAGACTTTTGGCTTTAGAAAAACTACCGTTCTCAATTTAGAAAAAAACAGGACGCCGCAAGCTTTTCTTGTTGATAATTCTGGTTTGATGTGGATTGGCGGAGATGCCGAAGGAATTTATACGATAGATCCTAAACTCAATTTTCAGTCTTTTACTTTTGAAAAAGATTTCGCTACCGATCTTCTGAAAAATTATTATGGAGTTTCGGGTTCAGATTTTTTTAATTGGCAAAAGCAGAATGGCGTTTTACCGGCTTCCTATTTTCTCAGATCTGTAACATCACAAACAAAAAACTGGATTGCTCTAAATCGTATTGTTTCGTATTATGATAAGCTACAGAAAAAAATCTTCCGCTTACCCGAATTACCAAAATTAAAAGACGAAGGTTTCGCTCCGATAAAAGGAATAAGCCTTTATGGCGAATCGCCGATTGTAATTGATGATCTGAACAATATTTATATGTTTCATCAGGCAAAATGGGAGCTTTTATTTTCATCAGATCAATTTAATTCTAATATAAAATCAACCGATATTTCTTTTGACCGTAAAACCAAAATACTTTGGGTGGCAACAGAATCTCACGGTATTGTTAAGGTAGATTTTGGTACAAAGAAAATTATTAATATTAAAAACAATACAACAGATTTTCCTGTTAACCATTTGATTTCTCTCGTTCCTGATCCTAAAAATGATGATATTTTGTGGATTGGAAGTAACGACGGATTGATTCAATTTAATAAAAAGAATAATAAGGTTAAAATATTTTCCGGAAAAGAAGGGTTTCCCGATAACGTCATATATTCTATTGTTCCCGATAAATCTGGAAATCTGTGGATGGGAACCAATAAAGGGCTTTTAAAATTTAATCCCGAAACGTATCAACTAAGGATTTTTATTCGGTCTCATGGTTTAGAAAATATCGAGTTCAACAGATTTCATCAATTGATGCTTCCCGACGGAAAAATGGCATTTGGTGGTGTAAAAAGCGGAGTGATTTTCAATCCGGAAGATATTAAAAATGATGATTTTTCACCTCCGACAGCTATTACAAGTATTGCTCTTAATAATGAAGAGATTGATCTTGCTGAAAGAAACCTGAATCCTGTAAACCAAATTCAACAACTTTCTGTAGATTATTTTGAAAATACAATTTCTATAAGTTTTGCTGCGCTTCAATATAATGAGCCACAACAAATTCAGTATCGTTATCGTCTGAAAGGTTATCAGGATGAATGGATTTTAGCAGGGAATAATACAGAAGCCGTTTTTACAAAACTTCCGCCCGGAAATTATATTTTTCAGGTCAATGCAACCAATACTACCGGAAACTGGAGCAACCTCATCAAATCTTTAACTATAAAAGTGACGCCGCCTTGGTGGAAAACATGGTGGGCAATAATATTATATTTTATTGTTTTGATTGGAGGTGTTTTTTGGTTTGTGAGATTTAAAATTAATCAGGAAATCATTAAAAACTCAATAAAGCTAAAGCAAAAAGAAGCTCAGGAATTGCGCAGGCTCGATAAAATAAAAACAAAATTTTTCGCCAATATTGCTCACGAATTCCGAACTCCGTTGTCTTTGATCATTGGGCCTGCAGAACAGCTGAAATGTGTAGAGTCTCAAGATGAAAAAGAAAAACTGTTTGGTACAATTAAGAAAAATACAAACAGCCTTATCCATCTTACCGATCAGTTGATTGATGTAGCGAAGCTTGAAGCAGGAGTTTTGAAGCCTCATTTTGTTTGGGGAGATGTGGTTCCTGTCATTTCAAATATTGTGAATGCTTTTATGGAAACCGCTTCAGAAAAGGGAATTACACTTAATTTAGAATCCCCTGAAAAAGCTGAATTTTTATTTTCGATCAATACTTTAGACCGTATTTTATATAATTTGATTTCAAATTCCATTAAATTTTGTGAAAATGGGGATGCAATTACGGTAAAAGTAAATCAAGAAAATAATGGTTTGTCGATTAAGGTTGCTGATTCCGGTACCGGAATTCCCGAAAATGAACAGTCGGAAATTTTTGAAAGATATTTCAAAGGTTCCAATCAGGATCAGTTGCAGGGGAATGGTTTGGGACTTTCGCTTGTGAAAGAGCTTGTAGATCTGCACCACGGAACAATAGATATGAAAAGCTCTACCCAAGATCCTTCCGGAACTACGTTTTCAATTTGGCTTCCTTTTGAATCTCAGAAAGACGAATCGGTTAAAAAATCAGAATATCAGCAAAATTCAGAAGAAAAAGCTACGATACTTATTGTGGAAGATCATAAAGAATTAGCGCAGTTTATTGCCGGAAATTTGTCTGACTCATATCATGTTTTAACCGCTGAAAACGGAAATGAAGCCTTGAAAATTACTTTGGAGAAAATGCCAAATCTTATTGTAAGCGATATTGCAATGAGCGAAATGGATGGTTTTGAGTTTTGCAAAATTTTAAAATCGAATATCGATATCAATCACATTCCTATTATTATGCTCACGGCAAAAGCTGATGCAGAAAGTAAGCTTGAAGGTCTTTCTTACGGCGCCAACGATTATCTAATAAAACCTTTCAGTGTCGAAGAGCTTAAATTGAGAATAGAAAATCTCCTGAATTTACAGAACCATCAATATGAATATTTTCAAAAAAACTTTTTGCAACCCGAAGCAAATATTGCTGAACCTGAAACAAAACAACCTGATCCAATAGAAAACCTTCACCAGGAATTTCTAAATAGAATTTATGAAATCATAGACAAAAATCTAGATGATACTAATTTCAGCGTAGACGAATTGGCTTCTGGATTATCGATGAGCCGAACGAGTCTTCACCGAAAAGTAAAAATGATGTTTAATATTCCGACAGGAGAAATTATTAAAATTTACAGACTTAAGAAAGCAGCAGAATTTTTAAAACAAAATCATAGTGTTTCTGAAGTCGCTTATATGACCGGATTTAATACGCCTTCCTATTTTACCAAATGTTTTAAAGAATATTTTGGCAAAACACCCAATAGATACCACTAA
- the rimO gene encoding 30S ribosomal protein S12 methylthiotransferase RimO, which yields MRTKSVGKKKINIVTLGCSKNVYDSEVLMSQLKANGKEVVHEDRGDIVVINTCGFIDNAKEESINTILDFVEAKNRGEVEKVFVTGCLSERYKPDLIKEIPDVDQYFGTRDLPILLKHLGADYKHELIGERLITTPKHYAYLKISEGCDRPCSFCAIPLMRGGHVSTPIEKLVKEAQKLAKVGVKELILIAQDLTYYGLDIYKKRALGELLKELVKVEGIEWIRLHYAFPSGFPEDVLDIIREEPKVCNYIDIPLQHINSDLLKSMKRGTTHEKTNALLDKFREKVPDMAIRTTLIVGYPGETEERFQELKEWVREQKFDRLGCFTYSHEENTGAYVLEDDIPQEVKEARVEEIMELQSQISWDKNQKRIGEVYKCIFDRKEGNYFVGRTEYDSPDVDNTVLVSAEDTYISIGDFANVKITSAEEFDLYGELV from the coding sequence ATGCGCACAAAATCTGTAGGTAAGAAAAAGATAAATATCGTCACGTTGGGATGCTCCAAAAACGTGTACGATTCTGAAGTGTTGATGAGCCAGCTGAAAGCCAACGGAAAAGAAGTTGTGCACGAAGATAGAGGAGATATCGTGGTGATCAATACCTGCGGTTTTATCGATAATGCAAAAGAAGAATCGATCAACACGATTCTAGACTTCGTTGAGGCGAAAAACAGAGGAGAAGTTGAGAAGGTTTTCGTTACAGGATGTCTTTCAGAAAGATACAAACCAGATTTGATAAAAGAAATTCCTGATGTTGACCAATATTTTGGGACAAGAGATCTTCCGATTTTGTTGAAACATTTAGGAGCAGACTATAAACATGAATTGATAGGTGAAAGATTAATAACTACGCCAAAACATTACGCATATCTTAAAATTTCTGAAGGTTGCGACAGGCCTTGTTCGTTCTGTGCGATTCCTTTGATGAGAGGTGGTCACGTTTCTACGCCGATTGAGAAGTTGGTAAAAGAAGCTCAGAAATTAGCGAAAGTGGGAGTAAAGGAATTAATTTTGATTGCTCAGGATTTAACGTATTACGGTTTAGATATTTATAAAAAGAGAGCTTTAGGCGAGCTATTAAAAGAATTGGTAAAAGTAGAAGGAATTGAATGGATTCGTCTTCATTATGCTTTTCCAAGTGGTTTCCCGGAAGATGTTTTAGATATTATCCGTGAAGAGCCGAAAGTTTGTAATTATATAGATATTCCGCTTCAGCACATCAATTCAGATTTGTTGAAATCGATGAAGCGTGGTACAACGCACGAAAAAACAAATGCTTTATTAGACAAGTTCAGAGAGAAAGTTCCGGATATGGCAATCAGAACGACTCTAATTGTAGGGTATCCTGGTGAAACGGAAGAAAGATTCCAGGAATTGAAAGAATGGGTAAGAGAGCAGAAATTCGACAGATTAGGATGCTTCACTTATTCGCATGAAGAAAATACAGGAGCTTACGTTTTAGAAGACGATATTCCACAGGAAGTAAAAGAGGCTAGAGTAGAAGAGATTATGGAATTGCAGTCGCAGATTTCTTGGGATAAAAATCAGAAGAGAATCGGGGAGGTTTATAAATGTATCTTCGACAGAAAAGAAGGAAACTATTTCGTGGGTCGTACAGAATACGATTCTCCAGATGTAGATAATACAGTTTTGGTTTCCGCAGAAGACACTTACATTTCTATTGGTGACTTTGCCAATGTGAAAATTACTTCAGCAGAAGAATTTGATTTGTACGGAGAACTTGTTTAA
- a CDS encoding septal ring lytic transglycosylase RlpA family protein produces the protein MMKRFILVIIMMISTLGIYSFTNNAVDAKKTSYASYYHDKFNGRKTASGEIFDNSKLTAAHRTLPFGTVVRVTNLNNGKEVIVSINDRGPFHSARALDMSKAAFDEIGNTDRGVIPVEYEIVD, from the coding sequence ATGATGAAAAGATTCATTCTCGTAATCATAATGATGATTTCAACACTAGGCATTTATTCATTTACGAATAATGCTGTAGATGCGAAGAAAACAAGTTATGCATCGTACTACCACGATAAATTTAACGGTAGAAAAACTGCAAGCGGAGAGATTTTTGATAATTCAAAACTTACTGCAGCGCACAGAACGCTTCCTTTTGGTACCGTAGTTAGGGTTACCAATTTGAACAATGGTAAAGAAGTAATTGTATCGATTAATGATAGAGGTCCTTTCCATTCAGCAAGAGCATTAGATATGTCTAAAGCTGCGTTCGATGAAATCGGAAATACCGACCGCGGTGTTATTCCGGTGGAATATGAAATTGTCGATTAA
- a CDS encoding MliC family protein, protein MTKNILAASFVAVLTLAACKKENKTTESSLGSDSIVSSPTDSINQPASDSLVSNKPESNSEIIKTTLSDKDGKKLDVTFNNTKNTATLVFNGETIELEGQKPASGIWYKNDHYELRGKGNENELHKDGKLIFKSEK, encoded by the coding sequence ATGACTAAAAACATTTTGGCAGCTTCTTTTGTTGCAGTTTTAACTTTAGCAGCCTGCAAAAAAGAAAACAAAACAACAGAATCATCTTTGGGCTCAGATTCTATCGTGAGTTCTCCGACAGATTCTATCAATCAACCTGCAAGTGATTCTTTGGTAAGCAATAAACCAGAATCTAATTCTGAAATTATCAAAACTACTCTTTCTGATAAAGACGGAAAAAAATTAGACGTGACATTTAATAATACAAAAAACACAGCTACTTTAGTATTCAATGGTGAGACGATAGAGCTTGAAGGTCAAAAACCAGCATCCGGAATTTGGTATAAAAATGACCATTACGAATTACGAGGCAAAGGAAATGAAAACGAACTTCACAAAGACGGAAAGTTAATTTTTAAAAGCGAAAAATAA
- a CDS encoding exopolysaccharide biosynthesis polyprenyl glycosylphosphotransferase has translation MLVYFFKHLPRIFLIIDYIIINTFIIFGKLYFFEFSQKDLAQEYRAQLLLLNISWFVITIITKPYKSLKIKESSLHFNALTKSFLLLIITSIIFLLFIFSVKINFNNIILYFLLVGFFMVFTRFLLFLYRKKNRVKLGRKLYTFNTVLVGENKLSATLLSNNDLRRALGIRGTYTIVSTETKNKYLGRIDKLFQDLETTKINSIIFCDNDIDVELYKQIVEIAEHKMIRIYMVPDFKYANLGPNYFDVIHEIPFLKLIREPLSNPKKQLLKRTFDIGFSLFVMVFLLSWLIPIVALIVKIESNESVFFLQKRSGLNNEPFNCIKFRSMKSNTIADIQTARKNDARITRFGAFMRKTSIDELPQFINVFLGEMSIVGPRPHMLSQTEMYSKITKKYMTRHIVKPGITGWAQVMGARGEIFSHSDMEKRIEKDVWYIQNWSFFLDMKIIFLTLYNIVRGDEQAY, from the coding sequence ATGTTAGTTTATTTTTTTAAACATCTGCCTAGAATATTTTTGATAATAGATTATATTATTATCAACACATTTATCATTTTTGGGAAACTTTATTTTTTTGAATTTAGTCAAAAAGATTTAGCCCAAGAATATAGAGCTCAGTTACTTCTTCTCAACATATCATGGTTTGTTATAACTATAATAACCAAGCCATATAAAAGTCTTAAAATTAAAGAATCTTCACTACATTTTAATGCTTTAACTAAATCTTTTTTATTATTAATTATTACTTCTATAATTTTCTTACTTTTTATTTTTTCTGTAAAAATCAATTTTAATAATATTATTTTATATTTTTTGTTGGTTGGGTTTTTTATGGTTTTCACTCGTTTTTTACTTTTTCTATATAGAAAGAAAAATAGAGTAAAATTAGGCAGAAAACTGTATACTTTTAATACAGTGTTGGTTGGTGAGAACAAACTATCTGCCACATTGCTATCAAATAATGATTTAAGAAGAGCGCTCGGAATAAGAGGAACGTATACGATTGTAAGCACAGAAACAAAAAATAAATACCTAGGCAGAATTGATAAACTATTTCAGGATTTAGAAACTACCAAAATAAATAGTATCATTTTCTGTGATAATGATATAGATGTTGAGCTTTATAAACAAATTGTTGAAATTGCTGAGCATAAAATGATAAGAATCTATATGGTTCCCGATTTCAAATATGCCAATTTAGGACCTAATTATTTTGATGTAATTCACGAAATCCCATTTCTTAAACTTATAAGGGAACCCCTTTCAAATCCTAAGAAACAGTTGTTAAAAAGAACATTCGATATCGGTTTTTCCCTTTTTGTAATGGTATTTTTATTATCGTGGCTCATACCAATTGTTGCCCTAATTGTAAAAATTGAGAGTAATGAATCTGTTTTTTTTCTACAAAAAAGATCTGGGCTTAATAATGAACCATTCAACTGTATTAAGTTCAGAAGTATGAAAAGCAATACAATTGCTGATATTCAGACGGCAAGAAAGAATGATGCAAGAATAACCAGATTTGGAGCATTTATGCGAAAAACGAGCATTGATGAGTTACCTCAATTTATTAATGTTTTTCTTGGTGAAATGTCAATAGTGGGTCCTAGACCTCATATGCTTTCTCAAACAGAAATGTATTCAAAAATCACAAAAAAATATATGACTAGACACATTGTAAAACCCGGTATTACAGGTTGGGCGCAAGTGATGGGAGCTAGAGGTGAGATATTTTCTCATAGCGATATGGAGAAAAGAATTGAAAAGGATGTTTGGTATATTCAGAACTGGTCTTTCTTTTTAGACATGAAAATCATATTTTTAACCCTATATAATATAGTCAGAGGTGATGAACAGGCATATTAA
- a CDS encoding septal ring lytic transglycosylase RlpA family protein has protein sequence MMKRFILVIIMMISTLGIYSFTNNAVDAKKTSYASYYHDKFNGRKTASGEIFDNSKLTAAHRTLPFGTEIRVTNLNNGKEVIVTVNDRGPFHSSRALDMSKAAFDEIGNTDRGTIPVEFEIVD, from the coding sequence ATGATGAAAAGATTCATTCTCGTAATCATAATGATGATTTCAACACTAGGTATTTATTCATTTACGAATAATGCTGTAGATGCGAAGAAAACAAGTTATGCATCGTACTACCACGATAAATTTAACGGTAGAAAAACTGCAAGCGGTGAGATTTTTGATAATTCAAAACTTACTGCGGCACACAGAACGCTTCCTTTTGGTACTGAAATAAGGGTAACCAATCTGAATAATGGAAAAGAGGTAATTGTAACGGTTAATGATAGAGGACCTTTCCATTCATCAAGAGCTTTAGATATGTCTAAAGCCGCGTTCGATGAAATCGGAAATACCGATCGCGGTACCATTCCGGTGGAATTTGAAATTGTCGATTAA
- a CDS encoding exodeoxyribonuclease III → MRLITYNVNGIRAAFTKDFLGWLKTADPDIICIQESKAGNDQIDIESLEKAGYHSYWHSAQRKGYSGVGIASKTKPNHVEYGCGIESYDNEGRIIRADFDGFSVISVYVPSASNIERLEFKMQFCHDFLEYIKNLKKEIPNLIISGDFNICHQAIDIHNPVGLKNTSGFLPMEREWMTNFIEECELIDSFRFFNNEPDNYTWWSYRQNARANNKGWRLDYNFASYSLKDKLSRAVILKEAVHSDHCPALIEFNL, encoded by the coding sequence ATGAGATTAATTACCTACAATGTCAACGGCATCAGAGCCGCTTTTACCAAAGATTTTTTAGGATGGCTGAAAACTGCTGATCCGGATATCATCTGTATTCAGGAAAGTAAAGCAGGAAATGATCAGATTGATATCGAAAGTCTTGAAAAAGCAGGATATCACAGTTATTGGCATTCTGCACAGAGAAAAGGCTACAGCGGAGTCGGAATTGCATCTAAAACAAAACCCAATCATGTAGAATACGGTTGCGGAATTGAAAGCTATGATAACGAAGGAAGAATCATCCGTGCAGATTTTGATGGATTTTCAGTAATTTCTGTTTACGTTCCTTCTGCTTCCAATATTGAAAGACTGGAATTTAAAATGCAGTTTTGCCATGACTTTTTAGAGTATATTAAAAATTTAAAGAAAGAAATTCCGAATTTGATTATTTCCGGAGATTTTAATATCTGTCATCAGGCGATTGACATTCATAATCCTGTTGGTTTAAAAAACACTTCCGGCTTTTTGCCAATGGAAAGAGAATGGATGACCAATTTCATCGAAGAATGCGAATTGATTGACAGTTTCAGATTTTTTAATAACGAACCCGACAATTATACCTGGTGGAGTTACAGACAAAATGCAAGAGCCAATAACAAAGGTTGGAGATTAGATTACAACTTTGCTTCTTATTCTTTAAAAGATAAGCTCAGCAGAGCTGTTATTTTAAAGGAAGCCGTGCATTCTGATCATTGTCCTGCCTTAATCGAGTTTAACCTCTAA